Genomic segment of bacterium:
CTCCACAGCAAATCCGCCCTCGATCGGATCCCTCACGGATCCGCCTCCGCGCATCTGAATGAAGTCGCCGCCTATTTCATGAGAATCGTCGCCACGCTGCAGCGGCAGGGACTCCTCTCCCCGAATCGCGCCGCGGCGTACCTGCGGCTCAGGGACCGGTGGCTCCAGCACGCCCGCATGCAGGCGGAGGCCGTCACCGTGCACGGGGATGCGACGCCCACTAACTTCCTGTTCCCCAACGGGGACGGCGTCGTGGCGATCGACCTCGAACGGATGAGAGATGCGGACCGGGTGTACGACGTCGGGATGGTCTGCGGCGAGTTGAAGCATGCGTTCCTCTGGCGGATGGGGCGCCTCCACGTCTCGGAGCCGTTCATCCACCACTTCCTCTGGCGGTACGCACGCAACTTCCCCGCGCCCGAAGGCGCATTCTGGGAGATCACGCAACGGGTCCCGTTTTACATGGCGCTGACCGAACTTCGGATCGCCCGAAACACTTGGCTGGACTGGGAGTACCGGCGGCGGTTGGTGCGGGAAGCCCGCGAGTGCCTGACCTGGGGCCTGGAGTTGTGATTGCGTGACGTCTCCGCGCGCCATCTTCTTCGACCTGTATGGCACGCTGATTGATATCCGGACCGACGAGGACGACCCGTGGGTCTACGCCACGCTCGCCGAGTATCTCGGCTACTGGCGGGTCTCGATCACGCCCGCTGAACTGGCGCGGGAGTATCGGGCACGGGTGCGGACTTACCTCGAGCGAAGCCCCGAGCGGTTTCCGGAGGTAGACGTCTCGGTCGTGTTTCGTGAGATCATGACCCACTATCGACGGGGCGGACCCGACGACGGCGGCGACGGCCTCGATACCACTCAGACCATCGCCGTGTCGACCCTATTTCGGACGCTGACCCGGCGCTACTTTGCCACCTTTCCCGGCGTTCATCAAGTCCTGGACCGGCTCCGGGCTAGGTACCGGATCGGGCTCATCTCCGATGCCCAGTGGGTCTTCACCGAACCGGAACTCGAGATCGCCGGTCTCAGCCAGTTTTTTCCGGTCAGGGTGCTCTCGTCGCGGATCGGAGTGAAGAAGCCCAGCCCCCGCCCATTCCTCCAGGCAATGCACGCGCTCGGGGTGGCGCCCGAGGCCTCAGTCTACGTGGGCGATAACCCTCCGCGAGACCTCGCCGGAGCCCGCGGGGCCGGGATGCGCTGCATCATCTTCAGAGGAGAGAATGTCCAGCACAACGGGTTGGTCCCGGATGCCTGCTTCCAAGCTTACGCCGAACTCGAAGCCGTCGTGGAGGCCCTGATCGGCGCCTGAGATCGCGGATCGCGGCGGCCTACTGGATTGCGAACATCGACTCAAAGTCCGGCGTGATCTCGGGTGGCACAATCTCGACCCACTGCCGCCCGCGGTTGAACTCAATCTCCCGGCCTGCATCGTCCAAAAATCGGAGCCGGTCGGTCCTCGACGCCTTTTGCCATTGGCCTTCCGTCACCGTCCCATCCTGAATGATCCAGGCCCGGCCCGAGCCGACGTCGGAGAACGTCCACGTGTCCTCCCTGATCTCCGTCCGGCCGTGGATTCTCGAGATCACCGCGATCGCGATGGACTGCGCGGTAAGTGGCGTTCCCGTCGCCGCATCGACGTCCTCCACTCCCGCGATGAACCGCTGATAGTCATCCGTGCCAGGCCGGTAGACCCATGCGACGCGGTACTCGGGGAAGGAAAATTCGATCGTCACCTTTTGGATCGCGGGTCGCAGCCCGGGCGGCATGGCGGCCTTCCACACCGGATGATCGATGACGACTTTCTCTCCCCACCCCGACCGATCCATCAGATCGCGCAGCGCACGGGTGGACGTGAACATCGTATGTTCAAGCGCCAGATGCGGCACAAGGATGCGGCGGAAGGCCTCTGCGTACCGGAACTGATCAAGATCCTTGATTTGGAACGTGGCAATGTGATCGAGGGCGTCGGCGTTGCCGCCGACGTGGGCAACGGCGGCGTCGAGCTCCAGCACATAGTTAAGGAACTGGGTGCGCACGGATCGGACGGGGCCGACGCGGTCGGCGTCGTTCGGGCCGAAGACCGCCAGATACCTGGTGATACCCCCTTCGGTGATCGCCTCATAGACACGAGACGCGAGTGAGAGCCCCCACTGCGGCCGGGCATCGGGGAAGTTCTCAATAATCACTGCGAGGGGCCGGCGTCTGGCCAGCTCCTCGGGCACCGGCTCGCCGGCAACGGGATCATCGATGAGGAATTCCTGGGGTGGAGTCGCCACCCTGGGTGGCGCCTGCGGCGGCGCGCTGCTTGGGACCGGGCTCACTACCAGCACCACGAGCATCGCGCCGGTGGCCATCCATCCGCGGGTGTTCAACAAGATCTTCATCACGAATTCGCGTCCGTGACGCAGTGTATCGAGCGCCGCGTGCAATTTCAAGACCGTGACCGAAACACCCGTTCGGCACGGTGGATGCGCTCGTGAGTGATCGCTGATCTGGCCTGATCGGCCGGACCAGATCGCGTCAGGATCGGTTCTTCGAGTCGTTCGAGAAGTCGCTCGCTGCACCACGGTGCAGGATCTCGAAGAAGTACCTGAGCGCAATGACCACGGTGACGATCTCGACGAGATCCCGCAGAATCCCCAGCATCACCCCGGCGGGCCCCTGCACGTGGATGACGGCGCGGTAAGCCGAGACGAAGAGCACCAAGAACACGACCCAGGCGGCGACGGGGATGAACGCCATGAGCACGGTCTGAAGCGAGACCCCCTGCGTGAGGAACTTCCGTCCACCCCGGAACGATCGATCCATGCAACGACTCCCTCCAGAGGCGTCCGAGCTGCCCAGAGTGCTGCTCCGTCAGTATTCTGCCCCCCAGAGGGCCGCCCTAGACGAACTCCGGCGGTCCGGCAAAGGGGATCTGTCCGTGATCGGCCAATGACACCAACCGGGGGTGCGTCCTGGGCGGGCCCCGGCGATAGACCGGAATCCCCGAGGTTCTCCGAGGAGCGCACCAGCAAGAAGGAGGCGAGCTGCCATGCATAGTGGTGTCGTGCGTCGAGGGGTGATCGCGCTCATTCTGACTGTCACCGTCGGTGTAAGCTGGCTGGGAACGTCGCGCGGCGCGCCGGCCGGGAAACTCGAGATCTTTTCCTGGTGGACCGCCGGAGGCGAGGCCGACGCGCTGAAAGCCCTCTTCGATTCCTACCATAAGCGCTACCCGGCTGTCCAGATCGTCAACGCCACGGTCGCGGGTGGTGCCGGAACCAATGCCAAGGCCGTGCTGAAGACCCGGATGCTCGGCGGGGACGCGCCGGATTCGTTTCAAGTGCATGCCGGGCATGAACTCATCGATACGTGGGTCCGCTCCGGTTATATGGCGCCCCTCACTGCTCTGTTTCGGTCGGAGGGCTGGACCAAGGTCATGCCGCCGGGTCTGATCGAGATCCTGTCGTACAAAGGCGACATCTGGTCGGTGCCCGTGAACATTCACCGCGCCAACATCCTTTGGTATAACAAAAAGATCTTGACCGATGCGCACCTCATGCCGCCGACGACGTTTGACGAGTTCTTCAAGGTGGCGGACGCCATCAAGGCTAAGGGGGTGGTGCCGTTTGCCCTCGGCGACAAGGAGGGATGGGAGGCGGGGCACGCCTTCGAAACCGTGCTCATCGGGACGCTTGGAGCCGATGGTTATCGGGGACTATGGACGGGGAGAACCGCGTGGACCAGTCCAAAAGTGACCGCAGCGCTCGATACGTTTAAGAAGATGCTGTCGTACACCAACACCGATCACGCGGCGCTCACCTGGGATGGAGCAGGGGAGTACCTTGCAGGCGGGAAGGGCGCAATGATGATCATGGGGGACTGGGCCAACGGGTGGTTCACCTCTAAGAACGTGAAGGACTACGGCTGGGTCCCGGCGCCGGGGAACGCCAACGTCTACGACGCCCTGTCGGACAGCTTCGGGCTCCCCAAAAAAGCGCGGGACAGGGACAACGTGATGGCGTGGCTTCGCACCCTAGGGTCGCGGGAAGGGCAGGAGGCTTTCAATCCCCTGAAGGGGTCGATCTGCGCTCGGACGGACTGCTCGGCGAGCCTGTTTAGCCCGTACCAGCAGTGGACGATGACCCACTGGAAGACCGACGCGATCGTCCCCAGCGTGATTCACGGGGCGGCGGCGAGTGAGGGATGGGCGACCGAGTACAAAGATGCGATCGCCCTGTTCGTGACCTCCCGGGACACCGCAGGGACGCAGAAAGCCCTGCAGAAGGCCTGCGCGGCTGCCGGGGTGTGCAAGTAGCTCCAGCGCCATCTCCCATCCTTGTCAGACGGGGTGGAGGTGAGAGGATAGATTCCAGCTAGTGCGGAGTCGATCTCGCAGGTGGGACCGCGTGGTGGCCACCATGATGGTGCTCCCGTCCGTGGCCGCGATCGCGATCTTTGTCTACGGGTTCGTCGGCTGGACCGGGTATGTCTCGCTCACCCGGTGGAACGACGTCCTCCCCGACTATACCTGGGCCGGGCTCAGGACCTATCGCGATCTGTTTGACGCGTTCCGCTTCCGGATCGATATCGTTAACACCATCAAATTCACGCTGGCGTTCCTCACCGGCTGCTTGGGCATCGGGTTTTCGCTCGCGGTCATCCTCGACCGGCGGATGAAAGTCGAACCGGTGTTTCGCACGCTCTTCCTGGCCCCGTTGGCGATCTCATTCATCGTGACCGGGGTGGTGTGGCGGTGGCTGCTCAACCCTGGGAGCGCCCAGCTCGGAAGTGTCGGCATCAACCTGCTCCTCGATCGGGCCCATCTCGGGTTTCTCAAGACCGGCTGGTACACCGACCCTCGGATCGGCATCCTTGCGGTGGCCCTCGCGGCGATCTGGCAGCTCTCCGGGTACACGATGGCCCTGTACCTGGCCGGCCTCCGCAGCATCCCGGATGAGCTCAGCGAAGCCGCCTACGTGGACGGTGCCGGGGAGTGGCAGCGGTACCGATACGTGCTCATCCCGCTGCTGCAGCCAATCACGCTGAGCGCGGTCATCATCCTCGGACACATCTCGCTCAAGATCTTCGATCTCGTGGTCGCCATGACCGGTCCCGGCCCGGGGTTCAGCAGCGACGTCCCC
This window contains:
- a CDS encoding HAD family hydrolase; translation: MTSPRAIFFDLYGTLIDIRTDEDDPWVYATLAEYLGYWRVSITPAELAREYRARVRTYLERSPERFPEVDVSVVFREIMTHYRRGGPDDGGDGLDTTQTIAVSTLFRTLTRRYFATFPGVHQVLDRLRARYRIGLISDAQWVFTEPELEIAGLSQFFPVRVLSSRIGVKKPSPRPFLQAMHALGVAPEASVYVGDNPPRDLAGARGAGMRCIIFRGENVQHNGLVPDACFQAYAELEAVVEALIGA
- a CDS encoding extracellular solute-binding protein, whose amino-acid sequence is MHSGVVRRGVIALILTVTVGVSWLGTSRGAPAGKLEIFSWWTAGGEADALKALFDSYHKRYPAVQIVNATVAGGAGTNAKAVLKTRMLGGDAPDSFQVHAGHELIDTWVRSGYMAPLTALFRSEGWTKVMPPGLIEILSYKGDIWSVPVNIHRANILWYNKKILTDAHLMPPTTFDEFFKVADAIKAKGVVPFALGDKEGWEAGHAFETVLIGTLGADGYRGLWTGRTAWTSPKVTAALDTFKKMLSYTNTDHAALTWDGAGEYLAGGKGAMMIMGDWANGWFTSKNVKDYGWVPAPGNANVYDALSDSFGLPKKARDRDNVMAWLRTLGSREGQEAFNPLKGSICARTDCSASLFSPYQQWTMTHWKTDAIVPSVIHGAAASEGWATEYKDAIALFVTSRDTAGTQKALQKACAAAGVCK
- a CDS encoding sugar ABC transporter permease produces the protein MMVLPSVAAIAIFVYGFVGWTGYVSLTRWNDVLPDYTWAGLRTYRDLFDAFRFRIDIVNTIKFTLAFLTGCLGIGFSLAVILDRRMKVEPVFRTLFLAPLAISFIVTGVVWRWLLNPGSAQLGSVGINLLLDRAHLGFLKTGWYTDPRIGILAVALAAIWQLSGYTMALYLAGLRSIPDELSEAAYVDGAGEWQRYRYVLIPLLQPITLSAVIILGHISLKIFDLVVAMTGPGPGFSSDVPAFFMFDTTFRGNHFAQGAAIAEILLVLVALLTVPYLVHSTRTEVER
- a CDS encoding aminoglycoside phosphotransferase family protein: MLDTYVGVLDQDDPLYEVLALRVYPEIRRPVFHVERLSHTRLVYRYREAETKRAVVGKFFDTRDQDESKVTRIKSEYRKLIRLRYLGLNCLPHYVVNPLCREERIGLAVAEEFIGGNDLDHYLKRAAWDGASAPLEEALARLAAFLYRLHSKSALDRIPHGSASAHLNEVAAYFMRIVATLQRQGLLSPNRAAAYLRLRDRWLQHARMQAEAVTVHGDATPTNFLFPNGDGVVAIDLERMRDADRVYDVGMVCGELKHAFLWRMGRLHVSEPFIHHFLWRYARNFPAPEGAFWEITQRVPFYMALTELRIARNTWLDWEYRRRLVREARECLTWGLEL
- a CDS encoding DUF3048 domain-containing protein, giving the protein MKILLNTRGWMATGAMLVVLVVSPVPSSAPPQAPPRVATPPQEFLIDDPVAGEPVPEELARRRPLAVIIENFPDARPQWGLSLASRVYEAITEGGITRYLAVFGPNDADRVGPVRSVRTQFLNYVLELDAAVAHVGGNADALDHIATFQIKDLDQFRYAEAFRRILVPHLALEHTMFTSTRALRDLMDRSGWGEKVVIDHPVWKAAMPPGLRPAIQKVTIEFSFPEYRVAWVYRPGTDDYQRFIAGVEDVDAATGTPLTAQSIAIAVISRIHGRTEIREDTWTFSDVGSGRAWIIQDGTVTEGQWQKASRTDRLRFLDDAGREIEFNRGRQWVEIVPPEITPDFESMFAIQ